AAGACGGAATTCCTTATGCAATTGATTTTTGTAATCCTGCACCCGATGCCGAAAAAGTTTCTGTTGGGGAAGAAAATTTTGAATGGGTTGTGGAACATGCTGCATTAATGGCAATTGAAAGAGCAATGGAACATAAAGAAGGTCAGGATAATTTAAGTTGGGGAACTTATGTGCATCATTCCGTAAATGGTATTGCACATAATCGCGCAACGCAACCAATTTTTAATCCCTCTGTTTCGTCTTAAAAAGAAATAATTTACATGAGTAGTTTATATAAGGATTTTACATTAGGGATAGAAGAGGAATTTCAGATAATTGATCCTGAAACCCGCGACCTTTCACATCGTCGCCACCATATTATTGAGAACGGTGCGAAATACGATGTTGATATTAAAGCGGAGATGCATCAGAGTGTGGTTGAAGTTGCAACCAGTATTTGCAAGGATATGAAAGATGCGCGCAATCAGGTTGTTCAATTGCGAAAAATAATTGCTGAATTAGCCGATCAGGATAAATTAAAAATTGCAGCTGCGGGAACTCATCCTTTTGCATCATGGGAAGAACAATTAATTACAAATCATCCCCGTTATCAGGAAATTGTAAATGAAATGCAGGAAGCTGCACGAAGTAATTTAATTTTCGGATTACATGTGCATATTGGAATGCCATCGAGAGATGTTGCAGTGTATATGATGAATTCGCTGCGTTATTTTTTACCACATATTTTTGCATTGTCAACCAACTCGCCTTTTTGGGAAGGAAGAGATACCGGATTTAAATCGTTTCGCACAAAGGTATTTGATAAATTTCCACGCACGGGTATTCCGGATGTATTTAATGATGCAAGTCACTTCGATAATTTTGTTGCATTGTTGGTAAAAACAAATTGTATCGACAACGGTAAAAAAATATGGTGGGACCTTCGTGTACATCCTTATTTTAATACCATCGAATTCAGAATGTGTGACATACCGTTGCGTGTAGATGAAACACTTGCACTGGCTGCTTTAATGCAGGCAATAACCGCTAAATTATTCAAATTAAGTAAAAGCAATATCGGCTGGCGTAATTATGATCGCGCATTAATTCAGGAAAATAAATGGCGCGCCGCGCGTTACGGAATTGGCGGAAAATTAATTGATTTCGGAAAACAGGAAGAGGTGGATACCAAAGATCTTGTGCTCGAATTTTTAGATTTTGTAGATGATGTTGTTGATGAATTGGGAAGCCGCGAAGAACTCGAAAATATCAAGTGGATGCTGAATAATGGCACCGGTGCCGATCGTCAGTTAAAAACTTATTACGATAATAACAGAGACTTTAATAAGTTGGTGGATTTTATGATAGAAGAGAGTTATGTGGGGTTGTGATTTATTCTAATACATGTGTTTGGGAAGGATTAAAAAATTAATTCTTCACAAACACAACAGATACTTCTCCACTTGCAGTTTGTATTTTTATAATATAGGCCCCACTTGCAAATTTACTTATGTTGATTGTTTGAGTATCTAAAAGTTTTGTATCAGAATAAATAATACTTCCTGTAACATTTACGATCTCTATAGTATAATGTTCGTTACCGGAATATTCGATATATAACATCTCACTCGCCGGATTCGGATAAATATTTAATTGCGATAATAGAATATTATTTGTTTGCAGACCTTCATCATTATATCCATTACAATCATCATCTGCTCCGTTTAATATTTCAGGTGCTCCTGGGTAAATTTCAGGGTTGGTATCATCACAATCGCTGTTATTTTCAACAAAACCTTCAGGCAGGTCGCAGCTGAGTGAATCTACTTCAATATTGCCGTAATCATCAGTATCGGCATCTTCAAACGAATGAATATAGGTTAAATTATCATCCACAATTCCGTCACAATCATCATCAAGATAATTACAAAATTCGGTGGCTCCGGGATAGATCATATTATTTGAATCATTACAATCACTGGAGTCCAAAACATAACCAGCAAATTCCTCAAAACAAGAAATTAAATACACATCCGCATTACCAAATCCATCCCCATCCGCATCAACAAAAAAAGTATAAAAAATTAAACCCTCATCAATATCTATATTACAATTATCATCAATTGCATTGCATATTTCCGTTGCTGCAGCATTTATTAAAATATTGGTATCATCACAATCGGTACTATCCAATACAAAATCACTTAGAGTAAAACAGGAAACAGAATCAATTAATACATCTCCATATCCGTCATCATCTGCATCCATAAACCAATGAAAAGCAGTTGCATCTTCATCTGTTAAACCATTGCAATTGTCGTCAATAGTATTACAAATATCTGTTGCTGTAGGAAAGATCAAATTATTGGTATCATCACAATCACTGCTGTCGGCAACAAAACCTGCAGGTATATTGCATGCAATTGAATCAATATCAATATCTCCGAAACCATCGCCATCGGCATCAGCATAAAAAACCGTATTACAATAGCCGAGTTTTACAATCCAGACGTCACCGCCATAACCAATAGGCCCATGATAACCCGAAACATCAAAATCGTTTCCCGTGGTATATCCCGCAACTACAAGATCGCCATTAGTGGTAGAAATCATGTCATAAGCATGTTCCACTTCAGAACTTCCGAAATTTTTTTGCCATTCCAATACTCCGGTTAAATTCAGTTTAACAACCCAAAAATCAGATGCTCCGTAATTTCCAGTTAGATCCATATTATCTGAGATGGCGTAACCTGCTACCAAATAACCTGAATCCACAATGTTAATAACAACCTCTGATTCTTCTCCATTACTACCACCTAAGGGTAACTGCCATTCTATAGCGCCAACACTATCCAATTTCAGCACCCACCAATCACTCGGCCCTCCGTGAAATCCCGACACGTCACCATTATTTGAATCGGTTTCCCCAGTAACGATGTAACCGCCATCCTGTGTGGGTTTAACCGAGGTGGCAATTTCGTACCCTGTTCCTCCATAATTTTTTTCCCATTCGATATTTCCCAAAGAATCAATTTTGACTATCCAAAAATCTACAGATCCATAATTATCGGATACATCTCCATCAGAGGATTCCGATCTCCCGGCAATTATATATCCCCCTTCAGGCGTTTGGGCGATAGAATTCGCATAATCGTTATTGCTTCCTCCATAACATTTTTGCCACTCGATAATTGCATCTGCGTTTAGCTTTACAATCCAAAAATCATCACCACCATGATTTCCACTAACATCTCCATCATAAGAAAAATCTGTAGATCCTGCCATTATATAACCACCCTCCTGAGTAGTAATAATACATTTTCCTGATTCATCACCACTGCCTCCATAAGACCTATCCCATAAAAATTCTCCTGTTTGCGAAAATTTTACCAGCCAAAAGTCCTGGCTACCCATTGGATCCGAAACATCTCCATCAGAAGATGAAGTTTGACCAAGCATTAAATAACCACTGTCAATAGAAATAATGCCGGATTCACCAAATTCAAAGGAAGAGCCTCCAACTGACTTTTGCCATTCAATATTAAGGTTAGAATCAATCTTTATTACCCAATAATCCCCAAATTCACTTGCTTCGGTAACATCTCCGTCTATACCTGAAGAGCCACCAAATATGATAAAACCGCTATCCGGAGTCTGTTTAATTTCTTTAGCGCTTTCACCAAACATACCGCCAAAACACTTCTGCCAAATAATATCCGGAGCCTGTGCAAAGCTATAGAATCCTGCAAAAGGGCCAAATAACAATAAGGATAACAGATTTTTCATGACAATATTAAATCGTATAATTAACTAAAGTTAGTTAATTTTTAATTTATTGCATTTCATGCTTTTACATTAAATAATTTCGGCGATTCGATTCTTTGAATGTGCAACTGCCATGAAATGGGCTACACTACTCAATAAAAAACCGCATATAAAAATTCATACGCGGTTTTTTATTTAAATTAATTTCTACCTATTGCACAACAAGTTGTTGTTTCCATTTCTGATCACCGATCTGTAATTCCACAATATATATCCCTGCAGCAATTGAATTATTTAAAGATACTTCCTGATAAACTGCTCCCGACATAACAGGAGTGTTTTGTGTAAAAATTTCCGCCCCAAGCATGTTCTTAATGCTTATTCTGCCTTCACCAAAAAATTCGGAATTACTGGTAAATTCCAGAGTGAAATTATCTGTTGCAGGATTTGGGAATAATAATAATTCAGTCTCATTTAAATATGGAATTTCTACCTGATCTTCTTTAAATGTTTGAATTACGAGAAAATTTTTGGAGGTGGATGCACAGCCATTTACATCAACTACGGTGCATTTATGATTTCCTGCTAATCCGGCATTAAATTTATTACTTGTTGCTCCCCATATAATTGCATCATTATAATACCATTGATATGTTTGTCCGATCACCTTTTTTACCGAAAGTTTTACCGGGTTATTTATAGTAAGATTATTACTAAGTGAACTGTTTTTTACTTTTGGTTTTTTAACTACAAATTCGGTGATAGCAGTTGGAAGTGAAGTGGTGATACAACCCGCAGGCGCAGTAAATTTCACGGAGTAATCTCCACTATTGGTTGCATTATAGGTATAGCTGGTTGCACCGTCAATAGATATCCCATTTAAGTACCATTGTGCGGTAAATCCTGAAATTACAGGACTTGCTGTTAACGTTTGAGAACCACCTGCACAAAAGAAAACAGAATCAGATGGAGTAACAATTGGTATTACAACAAAATCATCCATAACAGTATCACAATTGTTATCTATACCATCACAATAATCTATTTGAGAAGGATTGATAAATGCATTTGCATCATTACAATCGGTTGAGTCTAGCACATATCCGGGTATGGGATATAAATTGACTATCATACTATCAATATTACCATAACTATCTTCATCCATATCCTGATACCAGTTCTTTAATGAAATTCCATCATCAATTAATCCATTACAATCCTGGTCAATGCTATCTTCAATTTCGTAGGCACCTATTAAAGCGCAATCGCGGGTATCGATAAGGAAGGTATCGTTAACAGCAATTAACATACTATCCAAAACATTTCTAAAATAATTGATAAGCTCCTGATATTCCGGATTAAGTATTTGATTTGTTTGTTGAAATGGATCCGAAGAAAAATCGTAAAATTCTTCTTCATAACAATTGCATTTCGCTCTTGTGTAGAGGTGATCGAAACTTCTTATTCCTCTTATGTCGGGTACATCAAAACCCGTATCTCCCGGATCATCATCTCCACCAAATTCATATCGCGCAAATTTTCTTAAGGTATCAGGCTCTGCAATAAGTCTCAATGAATGCCCTTCAAAACCAAAAGTATCTTCAACACCTATAAGATCGATTAAAGTTGACGGTATATCGATCAATTCTACCAGATCATTATCCATAACTATAGAATCATTGAACCATGGTTTATATCTTACGAACAACGGAACATGAATGGATTCTTCAATAGGTAAAACTTTTGCCCGCATTGCATGTTCACCCGCTATATATCCATTATCACTTGTATATAAATATAAGGTGCTGTCGGTGATATCTAAGGAATCGGTATAATTGAACAACTCTCCTACCACATCATCAATACCTTTCAACACTTCAAATCTATCTATCAGGAATTCAACGGTTTTTATGGAATCTTTGGTCCAATTGCTCGTTGCTTCATAATAATATTCAGGGTATAG
The genomic region above belongs to Bacteroidota bacterium and contains:
- a CDS encoding carboxylate-amine ligase, which encodes MSSLYKDFTLGIEEEFQIIDPETRDLSHRRHHIIENGAKYDVDIKAEMHQSVVEVATSICKDMKDARNQVVQLRKIIAELADQDKLKIAAAGTHPFASWEEQLITNHPRYQEIVNEMQEAARSNLIFGLHVHIGMPSRDVAVYMMNSLRYFLPHIFALSTNSPFWEGRDTGFKSFRTKVFDKFPRTGIPDVFNDASHFDNFVALLVKTNCIDNGKKIWWDLRVHPYFNTIEFRMCDIPLRVDETLALAALMQAITAKLFKLSKSNIGWRNYDRALIQENKWRAARYGIGGKLIDFGKQEEVDTKDLVLEFLDFVDDVVDELGSREELENIKWMLNNGTGADRQLKTYYDNNRDFNKLVDFMIEESYVGL
- a CDS encoding T9SS type A sorting domain-containing protein; its protein translation is MKNLLSLLLFGPFAGFYSFAQAPDIIWQKCFGGMFGESAKEIKQTPDSGFIIFGGSSGIDGDVTEASEFGDYWVIKIDSNLNIEWQKSVGGSSFEFGESGIISIDSGYLMLGQTSSSDGDVSDPMGSQDFWLVKFSQTGEFLWDRSYGGSGDESGKCIITTQEGGYIMAGSTDFSYDGDVSGNHGGDDFWIVKLNADAIIEWQKCYGGSNNDYANSIAQTPEGGYIIAGRSESSDGDVSDNYGSVDFWIVKIDSLGNIEWEKNYGGTGYEIATSVKPTQDGGYIVTGETDSNNGDVSGFHGGPSDWWVLKLDSVGAIEWQLPLGGSNGEESEVVINIVDSGYLVAGYAISDNMDLTGNYGASDFWVVKLNLTGVLEWQKNFGSSEVEHAYDMISTTNGDLVVAGYTTGNDFDVSGYHGPIGYGGDVWIVKLGYCNTVFYADADGDGFGDIDIDSIACNIPAGFVADSSDCDDTNNLIFPTATDICNTIDDNCNGLTDEDATAFHWFMDADDDGYGDVLIDSVSCFTLSDFVLDSTDCDDTNILINAAATEICNAIDDNCNIDIDEGLIFYTFFVDADGDGFGNADVYLISCFEEFAGYVLDSSDCNDSNNMIYPGATEFCNYLDDDCDGIVDDNLTYIHSFEDADTDDYGNIEVDSLSCDLPEGFVENNSDCDDTNPEIYPGAPEILNGADDDCNGYNDEGLQTNNILLSQLNIYPNPASEMLYIEYSGNEHYTIEIVNVTGSIIYSDTKLLDTQTINISKFASGAYIIKIQTASGEVSVVFVKN
- a CDS encoding sulfatase-like hydrolase/transferase, translating into MTHTRLSFLSIVTAILSMSSPYCFAQSPEADKPNIIFIMVDDGRYDEYRPTGAPDWFEAPNIERIANEGVNFTRTYAPTSMCGPSRASIYTGLYAHQHKAENNNYAFTDSLAKIGQILHDQGYYTGFFGKYGQGFGQPHEFDFFINTTEDDYELTTYNLNGIPTFYYSHNTDVLSYFINGFFDSIEAHSDQPFAIFFFPFGPHPPNTPQNEYLTLYEGLDVNYPIAAQPYTSLYPEYYYEATSNWTKDSIKTVEFLIDRFEVLKGIDDVVGELFNYTDSLDITDSTLYLYTSDNGYIAGEHAMRAKVLPIEESIHVPLFVRYKPWFNDSIVMDNDLVELIDIPSTLIDLIGVEDTFGFEGHSLRLIAEPDTLRKFARYEFGGDDDPGDTGFDVPDIRGIRSFDHLYTRAKCNCYEEEFYDFSSDPFQQTNQILNPEYQELINYFRNVLDSMLIAVNDTFLIDTRDCALIGAYEIEDSIDQDCNGLIDDGISLKNWYQDMDEDSYGNIDSMIVNLYPIPGYVLDSTDCNDANAFINPSQIDYCDGIDNNCDTVMDDFVVIPIVTPSDSVFFCAGGSQTLTASPVISGFTAQWYLNGISIDGATSYTYNATNSGDYSVKFTAPAGCITTSLPTAITEFVVKKPKVKNSSLSNNLTINNPVKLSVKKVIGQTYQWYYNDAIIWGATSNKFNAGLAGNHKCTVVDVNGCASTSKNFLVIQTFKEDQVEIPYLNETELLLFPNPATDNFTLEFTSNSEFFGEGRISIKNMLGAEIFTQNTPVMSGAVYQEVSLNNSIAAGIYIVELQIGDQKWKQQLVVQ